One segment of Brassica napus cultivar Da-Ae chromosome C3, Da-Ae, whole genome shotgun sequence DNA contains the following:
- the LOC106421238 gene encoding uncharacterized protein LOC106421238 isoform X3, whose product MSLTSSVSYPLCAKHLFANSHAHPLFSLSDRLYLLILPSSPIKQTDLPLVSRFPSEMKTSNEKGRWERGRHQLRSLASRRRRLRRTLTNPRELLVPSLSSCQKCMGLLVWSLDVYVLTNETNESQKDRLSQKVKKIG is encoded by the exons ATGTCCCTCACCAGCAGCGTGTCATACCCTCTCTGTGCTAAGCATCTCTTTGCTAACTCGCACGCTCAtcctttgttttctctctctGACCGTCTTTACCTTTTGattcttccttcttctcctaTCAAACAGACAGATCTTCCATTAGTCTCAAGG TTTCCTTCCGAGATGAAGACATCAAATGAGAAAG GAAGGTGGGAAAGAGGAAGGCACCAGCTGAGAAGCCTAGCAAGCAGGAGAAGAAGGCTAAGAAGGACCTTAACAAACCCAAGAGAGCTCCTAGTGCCTTCTTTGTCTTCCT GCCAAAAATGTATGGGGTTGTTGGTGTGGTCACTTGATGTTTATGTCCTAACAAATGAGACCAATGAAAGTCAAAAAGATCGTTTAAGTCAAAAAGTCAAAAAGATCGGTTAA
- the LOC106421238 gene encoding uncharacterized protein LOC106421238 isoform X2 codes for MSLTSSVSYPLCAKHLFANSHAHPLFSLSDRLYLLILPSSPIKQTDLPLVSRFPSEMKTSNEKGRWERGRHQLRSLASRRRRLRRTLTNPRELLVPSLSSFTINSEESGRRRNMRRCLHSTTIELVSSCNAKNVWGCWCGHLMFMS; via the exons ATGTCCCTCACCAGCAGCGTGTCATACCCTCTCTGTGCTAAGCATCTCTTTGCTAACTCGCACGCTCAtcctttgttttctctctctGACCGTCTTTACCTTTTGattcttccttcttctcctaTCAAACAGACAGATCTTCCATTAGTCTCAAGG TTTCCTTCCGAGATGAAGACATCAAATGAGAAAG GAAGGTGGGAAAGAGGAAGGCACCAGCTGAGAAGCCTAGCAAGCAGGAGAAGAAGGCTAAGAAGGACCTTAACAAACCCAAGAGAGCTCCTAGTGCCTTCTTTGTCTTCCT TTACAATAAACTCTGAGGAATCTGGTCGACGAAGAAACATGCGCCGATGCTTACATAGCACAACAATAGAACTAGTCTCTTCATGTAAT GCCAAAAATGTATGGGGTTGTTGGTGTGGTCACTTGATGTTTATGTCCTAA
- the LOC106421238 gene encoding uncharacterized protein LOC106421238 isoform X1, whose amino-acid sequence MSLTSSVSYPLCAKHLFANSHAHPLFSLSDRLYLLILPSSPIKQTDLPLVSRFPSEMKTSNEKGRWERGRHQLRSLASRRRRLRRTLTNPRELLVPSLSSFTINSEESGRRRNMRRCLHSTTIELVSSCQKCMGLLVWSLDVYVLTNETNESQKDRLSQKVKKIG is encoded by the exons ATGTCCCTCACCAGCAGCGTGTCATACCCTCTCTGTGCTAAGCATCTCTTTGCTAACTCGCACGCTCAtcctttgttttctctctctGACCGTCTTTACCTTTTGattcttccttcttctcctaTCAAACAGACAGATCTTCCATTAGTCTCAAGG TTTCCTTCCGAGATGAAGACATCAAATGAGAAAG GAAGGTGGGAAAGAGGAAGGCACCAGCTGAGAAGCCTAGCAAGCAGGAGAAGAAGGCTAAGAAGGACCTTAACAAACCCAAGAGAGCTCCTAGTGCCTTCTTTGTCTTCCT TTACAATAAACTCTGAGGAATCTGGTCGACGAAGAAACATGCGCCGATGCTTACATAGCACAACAATAGAACTAGTCTCTTCAT GCCAAAAATGTATGGGGTTGTTGGTGTGGTCACTTGATGTTTATGTCCTAACAAATGAGACCAATGAAAGTCAAAAAGATCGTTTAAGTCAAAAAGTCAAAAAGATCGGTTAA
- the LOC106421238 gene encoding uncharacterized protein LOC106421238 isoform X4 produces MSLTSSVSYPLCAKHLFANSHAHPLFSLSDRLYLLILPSSPIKQTDLPLVSRFPSEMKTSNEKGKAKTTKEALKLVDDKKVGKRKAPAEKPSKQEKKAKKDLNKPKRAPSAFFVFLPKMYGVVGVVT; encoded by the exons ATGTCCCTCACCAGCAGCGTGTCATACCCTCTCTGTGCTAAGCATCTCTTTGCTAACTCGCACGCTCAtcctttgttttctctctctGACCGTCTTTACCTTTTGattcttccttcttctcctaTCAAACAGACAGATCTTCCATTAGTCTCAAGG TTTCCTTCCGAGATGAAGACATCAAATGAGAAAGGTAAAGCTAAGACCACCAAGGAAGCCTTGAAGCTAGTTGATGACAA GAAGGTGGGAAAGAGGAAGGCACCAGCTGAGAAGCCTAGCAAGCAGGAGAAGAAGGCTAAGAAGGACCTTAACAAACCCAAGAGAGCTCCTAGTGCCTTCTTTGTCTTCCT GCCAAAAATGTATGGGGTTGTTGGTGTGGTCACTTGA